The region CTCCCCAACGATGGGAAAGTTGTATGCTGTCAGCATGTCCGAGCATATCATAGGCAAAAGCGACTATCCCCATCCGTGCAAGGGTAATGCAACGGGCGGGAACTGAACAAGATTCGTCTTCATCTTCGACCCTGGCATTTTTCCAATGTCCGTGGGGATTTATCATTCCCGGGAAGGGACCGTCACCCATGGGCTTATACAAATTGCCTGTAGCTAAAAAGCCGGGCCATGGTTCAAAGGAAACTTTGGAAACGGTATAGCCGTCTTGCGCAGATTCGTCAAATACTTTTGCATTCAAAGGGCTTTTTACAGGCATCGGATATAAGCCGGAACCGAGGAGTATACGATCCCGTAAGAGCGAAGCTTTTTGTTCCCAAGCCTCTTTGCTGTAGCGGGGCATGGTGAATACGGTATCAGTATTCCGCTCAATGGCCGCCCGTGTATTGCCGATGGACTGCGAGATAGGCAGGACACACATGTCATCTAGGATTTTTTCCGGATTTACGTGTTCGTCCATGTTTAGAAAAATCAAAAAGATATCGGGAGAACACGCCATTTCCAATGTGCCGGAGTTCAAATGTACTTCGCCTGCTTTTCGCCAGACCAGGTCTTTGTTGCGCTGCTCTTTTTCAATCGCCGTCGCCCTTAGTTCTTTCCCGCCAATAGTAATGGTCGGCATGGCTCTGGATGTGCTATAAAGCCAAACGGTGTAATCTCCTTCTGCTAAAATTTCTTTGGATTCCCAAGGAAAAGCGATACAGCAGCTGTCTGTTTGAGGAAACACATTCAGCGTGCTGCTTATGGCAAGGAATCCAATCGCTAAAATACTACTCATAATTGTTCTCCTAACTATCTGAACGATGTAAAATGTAAATGCGAGTATCGATGAGAGGTAACAATAAAAGGCAATATCATTGTCGCATAAAGTTGCCTCAATTGCACCTTGTGCAGGCCTGTTTTAAATGTTTCATCGAAGAATAATCCGTTTTTCGATGGACGTCTGTACTTTTCAATGCAGCACCTGCAATTAATCGTGGAAGTATCCGGCTAAATCCTCCATGTCATATTGATATATTCGGCCGGAAAAGGCAATCCCGTTCACATACATGGATCCCGGCGGACCGGTTCTTCTCAGCGCGGTTTTTTCTAGCAGGAGCTTACCTTCTGTATTGGCTAAAAATAAAGACGTTGTGTCTTCAAGACCCGACCATACATCAGCTTCAAGTAAGAGAGTGAACATGAGCGGTCTTGCTTGCATGAGTTCCACTTCAGTAATCCCCCATTCCAGCAAATAGTGGCTATTTAAAAGCCATAAATAGCCGAGATAATTCATTCGTTCCTCAGGCGTTACAAGATGAAAATGCTGAGGAAACAAAGATGGTAACATCGGATCGGGTATTATTTTCATCAAAGAAAAGAATCTATATATCCGTTGATACAAGTCCGGGCGCAGCTGATATTGGCGTGTGTGCACCACAGCTGAGAGATGTTCCAAGAGCATCGCTGTAAATTCGGGAATTGTTTTTATGAGTGGACTGTCGCTGACCCCTATTGTTTCACGGAGTACCTCCATGTTTATGAAGGGAATATTCAGCATAGTCCCGGGGACGCGTAAAGCCAATTCTTTTGAAGTGACCCCTGTGAATTCAAGGAGATATAAAGCGACCACGCCATGAACAGACAAGGGAATCGCGACGAAAAGGCTTTTTAATGTGTCAATATGTTCTTTTGAATGTAAGGCGCCAACAAAAAACCAAACACCGGTATGTTCAAAAACTTCCGCTGTAGCCTTTGGTAATTGAAGCCAATTAACCGATTCTCCTGCAGTAAGAAATACGCCCAGGGTAATGCAGCTTTGTATGGCCTCTCGTTTTGCTTCCACTGCATAATCAGATCCGATGCTTAAATAAGGATTGAGATCCAAGGGCTGTTCTTTTAAGGTGTCGTTTATTCCCTCAGTTATTGATGTTCTGATGGTGTCGTTGCTTTTGTTGAAAATGGTTTCGAGAAATGGGAGCGCCATGCATTCTTTTTGTTGATGGGCTTGGGCGGCTTCCCAATATTGTTTTAGAGCGGATGCTGCCATGGACGCTGCAAAGCGTACCATTTTATTTTGATCGATAGATGAATAAAAAATGTGGTATTCGAGGTTATATCCGAGATTGATGGTGAAAGCATGATCCTTAAAAAAAAGATCAAACAGGCTTTGTCTGCTTTCAGAATCCAAGATTTCCTGTGTAAGATATTCGTGTAATACTTCAGATTCTGCTCCCAGTATATTTTGATTCATTTCTGTCCACGTTTGAATCAGTTTCGTCTGTTGTTCTTCTGACATTTCAGCAGACACATAGAAGGAAAAACAGCAGATAAGAATCAAGGGAAACCATTTGGTAAACACGTTGTCTTACTCCAATAATAACCGCTATGGATGATCAATAATGAATTTGAAGTATTATAAACAATAGCGGAGCTGTTTGCTTTTAATTCATGCAGTTCATATAATTTGACCTGCCTTACTAAAGCCAATTTTTTTAATAAAATGGCGAAGCAAAAAAATAGGCAGCTTTTATTCCATGTCGGTGGAGAAGCAGGTCGTTACTGTAATACTACCAGAATAGCGGATCGCCGCGATTAAATCCGGTTTCATTTAATGTTCAAAAATATTTTTATAAAAATAAGTGAAATTGCGATTCACACGATCTTTTATTCTCATTACAGCGATAAATTTATATTCGTCCCTATTTATTAAGGAAGATTTGATGGTTAACCATGTTTTGGATGAAATCTATAGAAGCGGCAAAGTTTTTGATCATCAAGGGGGTTCCAAAGATGTCTTTCCGGTTTCTCTTTATCCACAAGATGGTAAGGCTCTCTATGATTTAGTAAAACAAACTGAAAGCCGCAAAACACTCGAAATTGGCATGGCTTATGGAATTTCATCCCTTCACATACTCCAAGCACTGCAAGAAAATGGCGGTGGTGCTCATGTGGCTATAGACCCATACCAAAAAAAGTGGTATGACAATATCGGGATTGCAAATATCGAACGGGGAGGTTTTCAAGATATGCTTCAGTATTTTGAAGAGCCTTCTTATCTTGTATTACCGCGCCTACTTGAGGCCAATGAACGGTTCAATTTTATTTTTATTGACGGTAACCACCGTTTCGAATTCGTATTGTTGGATTTTCTTTATGCGGACAAACTTTTAAATGTTGATGGATATATGATGTTCCACGATACGTGGATGCCGTCTATTCGCAAATTTTATTCCTTTATTGTCAAAAATAGAGCGGATTGTTATTCCATGGATCTTAGTTATACTGGAGGAAAAAATCATCTTCTTAAAAGGTTGCGTGTGTTTTTTAATACACTAAAACAGTCCTTCGGAGATTTTAACGCTGCGCGTTTTTATTCTGCTTTTAATTTCAATAATTACATTGTATTAAAAAAGATTCATGAGCGCGACCCCGAAGAGTTCGACGACGAATGGCATTTCTATGGGGCCTTTTAAAAGGATATCAAAACACATTTATTTTCTCTTCAATTCACAGTTGATCAGCGTTGTCTTTGCGTTCCATACCACTGACTTCCGCCGTGATCCAGATGGAGAAGATACACCCCTTTCATTCGATATTCAGGGCCATACTTCAAGACAACATTCTTGCCGAAATACCAATCGGAAGCTTCAAAGTGGGTCAATTCATGATAAGGGATAGTTTCTAAAAGCCATTTTGGAAAACACTGAAAAAATCCTATTGGAATCGCCAGGGCTTCTTCTTTACGTAAATCTCCCGGTCCTTCAAGAATTTCATCAAAACATTCCCAAGGCTTCAATTCATTAAGCAAAATTTTGGCAGTCACATCGGGAGGAAGCATTTTTCGACCCTCAGGTGCAATTAAATAGGGAGTGTCTTCAATGGCTTCAAGCTGTTCAAAGAGATCAGGCGGCATCACGATATCCGCATCGGTAAGCATAATCCAATCGCCGGAAGCGATCTTAACGGCTTCATTAATCATAAGGCCTTTGGAGTGTGCAAGATCTTTCGGTACGGGAAAGGGAACGATGCGTAAATCAGGATAGCTGAAGTGCAGCGAGTCCAAGAGATCATCGGTGGGGTCAATACCGGGAACGTAAGCCAGTATAACTTCGAAAAGATCTTTTTCGATTCCCTTTTGGTGCGCCAAAGCCAACAAGGTCGCTTGCAGTCGTCTGGCGTAACGGGTATTGACAATAATGATGGAGTATTTCGCTTTTTTTGATGCCGCTAGTAAAGGGATAGAAGATTCCCACAGCGAGATGGTCTGGGTAACGATCATTCCGTCTATGTTTAAAAGTGTGAGTCGTGGTTCCAAGATTCCTTTTAAACGGCTTGGTACATAATCGACCATCGAAAACGTTGCCGCTTTTACGATTTCATCATCACGTAACAACACAAAATAGCCGTCTTTATCTACGCTTAAAGTCAATCGATGGGAAACATCAATGAGGGGTATATACAATTTTATATGACGTCCAAAAGCAAAGCCGGCGTGGGTTGCTGCGCCGCCGCCTACCGAAAAGGACAAGATAAAGGGCGCTTCTACGCGGGTCAGTACGGTACTGAAGAGTTCGCCCTTGTTGAAAGAATGCCAGCGAACGGCTCCCGGCATATGATGGGTATACCGGTTCTCAATTTCATAACTGTCCGAAACAATTTCTCTATCAGGAGGTGTTCTTAAAAGAGTTTTTTGCGTTTCTTCTGCCAGCTGTTTCTGTCTTTCGGGTATGGTCAGACGCTGAAGATCCAAGTTATCGTAATATCGTTTGGATGGATCATGGGCTGTCCTTAGTGCCGGTACGGATTCTCCGGGAAAGGCGAGGGGTTTAAGTCCGGGGAAACGCCTGCGAAATTGAGACGAAAATTTGTCGCAAATGAGCCGATACTTACAGGCTGAGCATACGGGACCGTCTTTTTTTTGTTGTTTGAGTCTGTATGCCTCGAGTGCTTGGCTATGGGCAGTTTCTTGATCCGGAACAGGCCGCGGCCGAGGTTTCAGAAAAGGAAGATGTCGTGTGAGCTTATGGTAAGCCCATATTCGATAATAAGACCTTCGGTGCCCTTCGATCCAAGGAAATAAGGCATTGTCCAAGCTACTATGAACATGAATATCTCTAGAGACAAGATTGTCCAACGCCACATTTAACCGATAGGTAGTATAAGAATACATGCGCTCGGCAAAGACATAGGAATCCTCTTTATATCCGGAATGATCAAGATAATACTGGGCTCTGTCGAAGGCACGGTCAAGATTATCTGCTTCCACCTGACAAAAAGGAATGCCATATAAACACGCATCAATTCCTTTGTTGCTTAATTGACGGGTAAGTTCATTCATTCCTTTAATAACAGCAGCGCTCTCCAGTGCGTTTTTTAAAGGCGAACTTGGACAAAAAGTATCTGTAGCAGAAAGGGTTACTGCTTTGATTCCATGGCTGTTTTCCAGCAGCGTATCTATTTGCTGAGGCAAGTATTTCGTAGCGGGCACGATCATACGAACGTTGATATCATGGTTCACTGAAAGATCGAGCCATTCTTTTAAGGTCGTGTAATTACCGTCATAAAATTCGAGGCAAAGATCATGCAAATGACTATTATGAATGTGGGCGAGTATTGAAGGTGAAAGAGCATTTGATACACGCAAAGACAGGTTTAATTCTTCCCTTTGCGCAAAATCTGAAAGTTCTATCCAAGAATTTGTACTTAAGGAGGATATCCGTAAATCAATACGATCTGTTTTGAATATTCGGCTATTGAGTCGAATCCATTTGCGCAGCGTGGTCAAATCGTGCGTGATTCCCCGCTTGTTCGCATCTGTTATCAAACCCCGTGCTGATGGCAACGGATATCCATAATGGGTAAGCGTATTGGGAACGTTATCCATAATTATTCGATCCACCCTTACTGTTTAAAACACGGATTGATAACGATATTTTTAAATTTACAATGCCCATGATTGATCTTCCGGCAGAACAACCTTTTCTTGTTCTTGAATAAAAAGGCATGGATCTTTTGAGGTTTCGACATCCGTAATTGGCGTTGCCTCCTCTGTACCAAAGAAGGCGACATAGTCCCCATGGAATCCATCACAGATATCGCGTACATGGCAAGATTCACAAGCCTTCCCATATTTGTAGTTGCAATCTTGTTGTGCCCTTTCCTTGGCTTCTTTGCGGTATAAACACGCTTTACCTTGCATTAATTGAGTCAATTCAGCAACACGATGTTGCGCCCAATACTTTACACCCCGTCGATAGGGATGCTGTTGGTAAGCGTCTCTCAGGTGCCTGGCATTTGCGACGTACAATTTTCGAGCGCCGGGCCCCAATTTAAAGGGCGGTGCAACTTCCCCTTCACGCATCATTTGCGTGACCATCATGGTCCACATCCAACTTTGATAATCCCATTCATGGAGGTCGTAAGATATTTGTTGGTAATTGTAAAAATTTTTTCGGTGCCGTTCTTCTGCAAAACAAAGGGGTAAATAGCGAACATTGACTTCTATACCCGCTTCTTCCAGCATATCCATCGCTTCCGTTAAGACAGGCCGAATATCGGTGTATTTCGCCACGGTATCTGCACAGCGGCGCCCGGATTGTTGATCATTAAACGGATTGAAGGCAATATAGTTTACTGCGAGGGCTCCGTATTCAATTGCTTTTTGTGCTACCTTAGTAATCGTCTCTACAGCGGGCTTACTCATGGTGCAATTTATCCGAAAGGGAAATTGCTGTGTCTGTATTTGTTCAAGGCCGGCAGTAATTTTTCTATAAGCGCCGGGTACCCCTACAACCTCATCGTGAATTTCATCAACACCATGCAAACTTACCAAAAAGTCGCGAAGCCCTGCATCTTTGTAGCGAGAGACAGCATCCGTTTTGGCCAAAAGAAGCCCGTTTGTAATGAGCGTTGGATACAGACCGATATCCCTGCAATGACGTACCAGAGGAAGTATGTCCCGGTAAATAGTGGGTTCACCCCCTTGAATATCTACTGAATTATTGCCGTAGAAATGGCGCAGCGTGTCCATGATACGCTTTGCTTTATCCAGCGACATAAAAGCATGTTCCGGATGGTGGTGATCTTCAATGCGGTTGATAAAATAGCAAAAATAACAACGCTGGTTGCATGTTTGACCCAGCCAGACCACACCTCTTTTGTTGAGCACCCGTCGTTTTGTTTTATTTATTTCCATAAATTTTATTCCATACCGGTATTTTATTCGTATGTAGACTTAGGCGGCCCAATTTCGATTTGTCCGGAAAAGTGCAAGTGCTTTCCCGGCGAAAAGAAAAGCTCTGCAGCTTTTGAAGTTCTGAATGCTTGAAGCGCTCGACCATGCTCATAGTATGTGGTGTTGATTGCTGTCATATAAACAGGAGGGCATGTTTGATCTGCAGACAGCTTTACCTCCGGCATATTTTCACCCCAAGCAGTAACAGACGTTCCTCGCCGGAAAATGCTATTGCAATGTATCCAGTCGTTGAGAGACTGATCATAATCCGGGAAAACATCTGTTTCATAGTCTGTCTTCCAGTAAGTGTACTTTTGAGGCAGCACTATCGTTGTATAAAGTTCTTCAACTTTCAATTCTTTCTCGACTTGAAGCCATATAGTTAAGGAAACAGTATTGTTGTGCACAGAAATTTCCCAAAGTTGGGAAAAGGGGAATCGTCTTGACTTTCCGCAGCATTGTAAAGCACCATGCTTAACGCCCATATTTTCCCAATGAAAGCTAAAACCATCAACTAAAAACCCATCGAGTAGAAGAGAAGCATAAATATGATTCAGATGCGTAATGATTTGATTATCACGCAAAATAAAGAGTCTGCCATTTTGAAATTGGACTTCTAAAGAATCTGTTTTCAATACTTGGTTTTTGAAGACTTCTTTCTCAAGTTCATCGGCAGGAATCGCTAGGTCGAGACTCAAGGAAATCATTTTATGCTGTCCCTGCTTAAAAAGGGAATCTTGTTCAGGGAAAACAGCTTGTGCGCATAAGGCGCGGCTATTGGTCATATAATCGGCATTCAGCCAATAAAGATAAAAATTCTTTTGTTCATAACGTGCGTGAAATAAAATCGATGGCAGCGACGCGTCTTCTTCGGATAAACATGCTGTATCCGTAATATCAGCATGGGCAACAGCCACGGGGCGCCAAGACGTGTCGCCCGGTACAATCTCAGGAAAAAAATCTTTATGCCCCCCATATATCCACTGATTGTATCGGGTGGGCACCGCGAAGCGCACGTTTATCTCTTCAATTGAAATATCTCGTTCCGGTTCAATGGCGATATTCCAAGTGAAAAGATCATTTTCAAAGTACATGTCCCAGTGTATGAGAACAGGAACGCGCAGCATTTTTCCGACGGCACGACATCCTGCCGGGTGAGCATCGTGTACGGTCCATTCAGCGTCAGTGCTGAACTGGGACATACCAAGTCGTTTTAATTCCATTTGGAATCCGGTTGGTGCGCTCACCTCTTCTTCATTGTGAAAAAGCGAGATACGACCCTCACAAAATATAGCTTCTGTCTTACCCGAACGAAAAGCGTGAACTCCTTTTTCAGCGCCCACCCGTCTCAAGTAATAGGTTATTGCTTTTTGTGCTGTTTCACGTTGAATCATTTGCCCTTTATCAAGCAACACAATGCGCTCGCACAAGGTACTGACCAAACCCAAATCATGAGAAACAAAGACGATTGTTTTGCCTTGTTCGCGCAACTCCCCCATCTTGGCGCGACATTTTCTTTGGAACTCAGCATCGCCAACAGCCAACACTTCATCAGCAATAAAAATATCAGGATTAACAAAAGCGGCGACTGAGAAGCCGATACGCACATACATACCGCTGCTGTAGGTATCTACAGGTTGATCCATGAATTCACTAATGCCGGAAAACTGTACGATCTCATCGTAAACAGCATCTACTTGTGCTTTACGCATGCCCAGAAGGCCGGCGTTCAGATAGATATTTTCTCGACCTGTTAAAATTGGATTAAAACCTGCTCCCAATTCAAGGAGAGATGCCACACGTCCAAAAACTTGAACCCTGCCTTCAGAAGGGACGGTAATGCCGGCAATAATACTAAGGAGCGTGCTCTTCCCCGAACCGTTCCGCCCGATGATACCTAGAGATTCACCACGCTCTACGTTAAGCGAAATATCTTTTAACGCTGTGAATTTGTGTTTTTGTTGCCCGCCCAACAGACCGAGTGCTCCACTGAGATGCCTCGGACCTCGCCGGGCCGAAAACGTCTTGGTCACATGCTCTAATCGTATGATTTCATTCATGATATACCATGTTGACAATGGTCATTCTTGGAAAATTTCTTCCTTATCGAAAGAAACGGGATTGGAGAGATTCATACCGTGTCCGGCAGTAATTTATAACGTGGTTATGGTAGCACATGGTTCCATTTACAGCCAAACACCAAGATTAAGCTATTTATGGTTTATGTCCTGTTAGACGTATGAATTTATTGCACACACCGATGCTTGACATGATCTGATACAATAAACCTTCTTTAGAAAAGATTATGTCAAAATGGACTTCAAATGTTTTCATAAACTCTTTTAAAATTGCAGTGTTGCCGCATCAATTTTTTTTTGAGTATTCCCAATGAAAATTTGAAGAAACATTTAGGGCACATTATGGACGAAAAACTCAATAGCGATTCTCTTAGAAAAGAAACGAAGAATCAATTTCAAAAATCTATGACTGCGTCAGCTGCCATGCCGCTGCACTTTCTCCCCAATCGTGGGCTTATTTTGGCGCATAATAAACAAGGCCATTGCTTTAGTGAAGAAGACTACCATCGTTGGGCGGCGTATACGAGCCGTGTGTTGCAGTGCCAAAGGATGGATTTTTTAAGCTTTAATGGTATTGTTCCCGGTCTTCTCTCCACCATACGTTACGCACGCGAGTTCGCCGGTCTGATTAGCCTTCGCGGCAACGCCATGGGTTCCACCGAGGGCTTGGCCGAAGCCGTTCTGGAGGGCTTGAACGATGTTATTTTATGCCCTTCCGATCTGGATCATCCTGATTTCGCTTTATGGCTTAAGGCTTGTTTTGATCTGAGTGTTTCAGTCCGTCTTCAAATGGTTTTACCGCGCGGCGGGTCTGTGGATGCAGAACGACACGTCAAATTGTTCATTCAATATAACGTACGTTCGGTGACCATTTTATTGGAGGATCCATTTCATGAGGCGGAGAAATGTGCATCTTCCCGGGATGGACAGGCTGTACTTGATTATTGCGATTTTTTGGCCGCGACACTCCCCGCCCGAAATATGGAATTAAATTTCGTCGGAATTCCCCCCCGCTTTCTATCAGACACTGCCGCGGCGTATACCCAAAGTACCCGCGCTTATCAATATAATCATCTGCATTACAATCAAAAAGCATTTACTTTCGCCCGGCGGCTTTTTTCCTTGTCTCCCTCAAAAGCCCGTGTAATTTTATTTCTTGCCCTGAAGAGCGCTGGTTTTTCAATATCATTGACTGCCCGTCGATCAATAAATAAATTATTTGTTTATTTCCCTTTTCTTTATAAAAGTTTTATGTCAATCACGCGCTGGCTTCGTACTCGATTTCAAACACGACTGCTTCGAAATAGAATCGCATCTTCGCACCGTTCTGAGATTCAAGATAACACCCGAGGAAGTTTCACAGCTGAAGAAGAGGATCGCGCCTTAAAATTGTTAGCCCTTGATCGAAAGGATCTCTCTAAAACAACTGTTGATAAAAGCGATCAAGATATGGTATTCCCCTATTATCGCGATCAATTTGAAGCGTATTTAAACAAAGAGGCTGCGTATCAATCCTCATTAGCTTCAGAAGCCCAAAAATTTTTATGTTCGACGGAACCCACCCGTATTTATGGCGAAAAAGAATGGGGAACAGACGAGGCTTTTGTAATTCCGGAATATGGCGCTATTTCCTGGGTGACCGCACTTCCGGGAAAACGTGTGTCCACGCTTTTAGATAAATTAGAACCCCCCTTTATGATTACCGTAACCGTAGGTGGTGGTATTGCGGAATTAATTGGTTTTCAAGTAGCGCCATATTGCGATATTCTTTGTCCTATGATTGATTCACGCCATACGCTGACTCTCTTTGCCAATAAAGAGGGTCATTATGTTTTGCTCCGTGATGGTGTCCCTGTAGAACCGGTGTTATTGCCCGGAGGTAACCCTCCGCCCCACCGTCTTCCCACGGATGTGCGGCTGCGAATTGTGGCGTGGGATATTGATGAGCGCATCACCTTTTCTCCACCCCGTTTGTGGAAAAATCTAGTGGAGTCTCTATCACAACAGCCGGCCCCGGTTTATTCTGTTGTTGTTTTTTGCACGCGTTTTGCGCGGCGTCTTTCGGTGGCGCTTCAATGTCTGGCGCATCAACGCGAGTTCGATATAAATAAATTGGAAGTTATTGTCGGATATGTGCCCGGCCTTGATGCTACGGAAGATGTGTTAAATAGCCTGCATCTGACCCAGCCCAAGCTGCGCCTGATTCATGCGCCATTCCCTCGACAGAATAGTCATTCAAAAGGATATGTTCTCAATCAGTGTATGGATCATGCTTCGGGTTCGCGAATCGTCCTTCTTGACGCGGACACACTGCTTCCTCCAACGCTATTTTCCATGCTGGAAAAGATGGATGAACATGAAGCCTTCATCGCCACCCGCGGCCGTGCCTTATTGGGAGCAGAAATGACTGCCCAAGTACTTCAAGGCGAAATACACCCTTGGGAAGCCTGGGACGAGCTATTGACTGCTGCTAATGAAATTCGCGAAAATGAGGCTTTAGGCGTACCGATAGGTTATTTTCAGTGTTTCGATCGTGAATGTCTGCAAACAGTACGTTATCCAGAGTACGACCATTTCCAAGGTGCGGACTATGAGTTCGCCATTAACTTAAGAAAACATGTGGGACAAGAATATCGTTTGGATACCTTGGCGATTCACTTGGACCACTCAGGAAGCCAGTGGCTTGGAGCTGAAAGGCATTTTTAACAG is a window of Candidatus Hydrogenedentota bacterium DNA encoding:
- a CDS encoding class I SAM-dependent methyltransferase, translated to MVNHVLDEIYRSGKVFDHQGGSKDVFPVSLYPQDGKALYDLVKQTESRKTLEIGMAYGISSLHILQALQENGGGAHVAIDPYQKKWYDNIGIANIERGGFQDMLQYFEEPSYLVLPRLLEANERFNFIFIDGNHRFEFVLLDFLYADKLLNVDGYMMFHDTWMPSIRKFYSFIVKNRADCYSMDLSYTGGKNHLLKRLRVFFNTLKQSFGDFNAARFYSAFNFNNYIVLKKIHERDPEEFDDEWHFYGAF
- a CDS encoding glycosyltransferase family 2 protein translates to MDNVPNTLTHYGYPLPSARGLITDANKRGITHDLTTLRKWIRLNSRIFKTDRIDLRISSLSTNSWIELSDFAQREELNLSLRVSNALSPSILAHIHNSHLHDLCLEFYDGNYTTLKEWLDLSVNHDINVRMIVPATKYLPQQIDTLLENSHGIKAVTLSATDTFCPSSPLKNALESAAVIKGMNELTRQLSNKGIDACLYGIPFCQVEADNLDRAFDRAQYYLDHSGYKEDSYVFAERMYSYTTYRLNVALDNLVSRDIHVHSSLDNALFPWIEGHRRSYYRIWAYHKLTRHLPFLKPRPRPVPDQETAHSQALEAYRLKQQKKDGPVCSACKYRLICDKFSSQFRRRFPGLKPLAFPGESVPALRTAHDPSKRYYDNLDLQRLTIPERQKQLAEETQKTLLRTPPDREIVSDSYEIENRYTHHMPGAVRWHSFNKGELFSTVLTRVEAPFILSFSVGGGAATHAGFAFGRHIKLYIPLIDVSHRLTLSVDKDGYFVLLRDDEIVKAATFSMVDYVPSRLKGILEPRLTLLNIDGMIVTQTISLWESSIPLLAASKKAKYSIIIVNTRYARRLQATLLALAHQKGIEKDLFEVILAYVPGIDPTDDLLDSLHFSYPDLRIVPFPVPKDLAHSKGLMINEAVKIASGDWIMLTDADIVMPPDLFEQLEAIEDTPYLIAPEGRKMLPPDVTAKILLNELKPWECFDEILEGPGDLRKEEALAIPIGFFQCFPKWLLETIPYHELTHFEASDWYFGKNVVLKYGPEYRMKGVYLLHLDHGGSQWYGTQRQR
- a CDS encoding radical SAM protein, with product MEINKTKRRVLNKRGVVWLGQTCNQRCYFCYFINRIEDHHHPEHAFMSLDKAKRIMDTLRHFYGNNSVDIQGGEPTIYRDILPLVRHCRDIGLYPTLITNGLLLAKTDAVSRYKDAGLRDFLVSLHGVDEIHDEVVGVPGAYRKITAGLEQIQTQQFPFRINCTMSKPAVETITKVAQKAIEYGALAVNYIAFNPFNDQQSGRRCADTVAKYTDIRPVLTEAMDMLEEAGIEVNVRYLPLCFAEERHRKNFYNYQQISYDLHEWDYQSWMWTMMVTQMMREGEVAPPFKLGPGARKLYVANARHLRDAYQQHPYRRGVKYWAQHRVAELTQLMQGKACLYRKEAKERAQQDCNYKYGKACESCHVRDICDGFHGDYVAFFGTEEATPITDVETSKDPCLFIQEQEKVVLPEDQSWAL
- a CDS encoding ABC transporter ATP-binding protein, with the translated sequence MNEIIRLEHVTKTFSARRGPRHLSGALGLLGGQQKHKFTALKDISLNVERGESLGIIGRNGSGKSTLLSIIAGITVPSEGRVQVFGRVASLLELGAGFNPILTGRENIYLNAGLLGMRKAQVDAVYDEIVQFSGISEFMDQPVDTYSSGMYVRIGFSVAAFVNPDIFIADEVLAVGDAEFQRKCRAKMGELREQGKTIVFVSHDLGLVSTLCERIVLLDKGQMIQRETAQKAITYYLRRVGAEKGVHAFRSGKTEAIFCEGRISLFHNEEEVSAPTGFQMELKRLGMSQFSTDAEWTVHDAHPAGCRAVGKMLRVPVLIHWDMYFENDLFTWNIAIEPERDISIEEINVRFAVPTRYNQWIYGGHKDFFPEIVPGDTSWRPVAVAHADITDTACLSEEDASLPSILFHARYEQKNFYLYWLNADYMTNSRALCAQAVFPEQDSLFKQGQHKMISLSLDLAIPADELEKEVFKNQVLKTDSLEVQFQNGRLFILRDNQIITHLNHIYASLLLDGFLVDGFSFHWENMGVKHGALQCCGKSRRFPFSQLWEISVHNNTVSLTIWLQVEKELKVEELYTTIVLPQKYTYWKTDYETDVFPDYDQSLNDWIHCNSIFRRGTSVTAWGENMPEVKLSADQTCPPVYMTAINTTYYEHGRALQAFRTSKAAELFFSPGKHLHFSGQIEIGPPKSTYE
- a CDS encoding glycosyltransferase → MDEKLNSDSLRKETKNQFQKSMTASAAMPLHFLPNRGLILAHNKQGHCFSEEDYHRWAAYTSRVLQCQRMDFLSFNGIVPGLLSTIRYAREFAGLISLRGNAMGSTEGLAEAVLEGLNDVILCPSDLDHPDFALWLKACFDLSVSVRLQMVLPRGGSVDAERHVKLFIQYNVRSVTILLEDPFHEAEKCASSRDGQAVLDYCDFLAATLPARNMELNFVGIPPRFLSDTAAAYTQSTRAYQYNHLHYNQKAFTFARRLFSLSPSKARVILFLALKSAGFSISLTARRSINKLFVYFPFLYKSFMSITRWLRTRFQTRLLRNRIASSHRSEIQDNTRGSFTAEEEDRALKLLALDRKDLSKTTVDKSDQDMVFPYYRDQFEAYLNKEAAYQSSLASEAQKFLCSTEPTRIYGEKEWGTDEAFVIPEYGAISWVTALPGKRVSTLLDKLEPPFMITVTVGGGIAELIGFQVAPYCDILCPMIDSRHTLTLFANKEGHYVLLRDGVPVEPVLLPGGNPPPHRLPTDVRLRIVAWDIDERITFSPPRLWKNLVESLSQQPAPVYSVVVFCTRFARRLSVALQCLAHQREFDINKLEVIVGYVPGLDATEDVLNSLHLTQPKLRLIHAPFPRQNSHSKGYVLNQCMDHASGSRIVLLDADTLLPPTLFSMLEKMDEHEAFIATRGRALLGAEMTAQVLQGEIHPWEAWDELLTAANEIRENEALGVPIGYFQCFDRECLQTVRYPEYDHFQGADYEFAINLRKHVGQEYRLDTLAIHLDHSGSQWLGAERHF